The following is a genomic window from Myxococcales bacterium.
GTTTTTAATGCTCTAAGTGCTGCGCAAGAACTCAAAGCTCAGGGAATCGATGTGGCGGTTTACAATGCAAGCTCACTTAAACCGGTAGATGAAGAGAACATTGCCTGTGCAGTTAAACATTCGAAACTTTTAGTGACTATCGAGGATCATAGCATTATAGGAGGTTTGGGAGGAGCCATTGCTGAGGCAGCGACAGCCCATGGTTTGGTGCCATCACTGCTAAGGATTGGTATTGATGATGAATTTGGTGAGTCTGGAACTCCAGAGAGTCTCTACGAAAAACACGCTTTATCAAAGGATAAAATTGCTCAAAGAATTTTGCTTGAGTGGCGCCGTTTACGATAAAAAATAGATTTGTTCAAAATTGAGATTGGTGATCTTTTTTGGTGAGTTTATTGCCATGAGGATCGCATTTTTTTTAGGTTTTTTCTGGTTTAATTGGCTGGATTATTTGAGTAATATTTTTTGGGCCAGATCCTCTCGTGAATAATTGCGGCTGATCGTTATATCTATGCATGGGGCGGTTTTAGCAATGCCATCAAACCAACCCATTATTGAATGCAAAATGGAGAATATTATGACAGGTAAGATTATTTCACTTTTTGGAGCTTTAGCTCTGATGGTGAGTTTTGGTGTTCGAGCAGAGAATAATTTGAGCCCAAGCGAAAATGCATTGATAAATGACGTTACAGCAATGACGCTATCCAATCTGGATGAGCAGGGGCTGAGCCTGAGTGGTTCTAATACCGACCAGTTTCTGTTAGATTCGGTGACAAAGCTGCTAGGTTTGAGCAAAGGTAAAGAAGAAGCTAGAGCACAAGGCATGGAGATGAAGGATGCGTCAGGGGATAGGCCAAAGGCAAGGGTTTCATTTGGTCCTGCCGATATGGGTATAGCACCAGCAGCTAATTCTATGGATGATGAAATCAATCTTGATACTGCCCAAGGACAGTACTTTCTTCTTGATACCATCAAGAATGTTGTAAGCTCGATCTTCGGTGGCGGCTCAAAGAGCACATCTGAACAACCAGCAGCCAATTTTATGGATGATCAGTTAAGCCTGAGCGATGCAAATGCTCACTATGGTGCTATCAGCGATGCCGCTAAAAACTTAGTTGGTGCTATCAAGGATAAAGTTGCCAGTGGAGCAGAAAAATTTGCTGGGCTTTTGCGCGGTAACAAGGGAGAAGAGGAATCCATGGAAAATAGCTTGGATCTTAATGATACAAGCGTAGAGTATGGTGCAGTGACCGATGCTCTTAAAGGATTGGTTGGAGCTATTGCAGGGAAAGTTGCCAGTGGAGCAGAGAAAATTAAGAACCTTGTTACCAGTGGTAGTGAATCCGAAGAGCTCGTCGAATAATAGAAAATTTTTCTATTGAGATAGATGTTCTATCAGATAGAAAGGTGCCTTCTAAAAAAGTAAGGCAGACAAAAAAGCCCTTTGCATTAAAGCCGAGGGCTTTTTTTTATGGGAATGAGAAAAGGCCTTCGCTAAAGATTTTAAAGAGCTGATAATGCTGTAAAAAATCATCCAATAGAAATGTTAAACAAAGAAATAGCATTATAAGTCCTGATACAATTTTAGCAGGGAGCGATAAAAAGTATGCATTGATCTGTGGGGCCACGCGATTCATAAGGCCAAAGGCGCAATCGATCAAAAAGCAAATAATTATCACTGGTAAAGCAAGTTTAGTGGCAAAAACAAAAAGCGAGCTCAATAACTTGAGTGATAAGGCTAAAATATATTCGTAGCTTACATTGATATTAAGGCTTGTGACCTGGAACTCTTCAAAACTTTTATAGGCTGTCAATATAATGCTTCGGTGAAGTCCAAGCACCACAAAGAGCGCCAAAGATAATTGAAAAAACATGGTTCCCATAGGTGATGAATGCACACGTAATTCAGGGACGAGCATTTTTGCCATACTTGCTGCTCGAGCATTATCGATAAACTGGCCAGCCATTTCATAGGCAAAAAATATCAGGCTAATAAAAAAACCTAAGATAAATCCTATTAACCCTTCTTTTATAAATAAGGCAGAGATAAAAATTATGTTTTTTTCGAACACAAGGTTTTCATTATAGATAGTCAAAAAACTTAGGGTACTCATGGAGAAAGCGAGACCAATACGAACAATTGCAGGTAATAGAGCTGCTCCAAAAATAGGAGTAATCAAGCTTAAGGAAAGCCAGCGTGTGAATATAAGTAAAAAAATAAGCAGATAGTGATGAAGTTTTGGATCATCAAGAAAATGAGAAAAATGATCTACATTCATGGAAGCAACGTAAAATTTAGAAAGCACGATCTGCTAAACTCAAGAATCATCTTTCCTAAAGGCGCTGCAAAAGCGATGAGGGCCAGGTATACAGCGATCATCTTTGGGGCAAAACTTAAGGTTTGCTCTTGAATTTGGGTTGTAGCACTAAAAAGAGCTACCAAAATTCCAACGATAAGGCTTGCCGCTATGGCCGGCATCGACGCGATGATAATGACAAATATTGCTTCTTTGCTAAGTGCAATTAGCTGTTCCATTTTAGACCTTCAACAATCCTTGAGCGAGGAGATGCCAACCATCAACCAAAACAAACAAAAGAATTTTAAACGGCAAACTTATAGTGGTGGGAGAAAGCATCTGCATTCCTAAAGCCATAAGCAGATTTGCTATGGTCATGTCAACTACCAAAAAGGGCAGATAAACCAAAAAACCGATTTGAAACGCGTGGCTCAACTCACTGATCAAATATGCTGGTGCTAAAATAATAAAATCGCTTTCATTCACTTCGCTGTGAACATCGTTTTTTTTCAAGATAGATAAAAATAATTCCTTGTCCTTATCTTTTGTTCGTTCATTCATGAATGCTCTAAAGGGCTCTTTGGCTGTTTCTATCAATAATTCAAGAGATTCTTTTTGAGGCTTTTGGAAAAAATTTTTTGCTTCAAGCTCCTGGTAGATACTGCTCAACACAGGATACATAGAAAAAATTGTTAAAATCATACTAAGGCTGACGATCACGATGTTGGGCGGAGCTTGCGCAGTTCCTAAAGCCTGTCTGGTAATGGATAAAACGACAATAATTTTAGCAAAGCTTGTCACCATGATGGCGATAAATGGAAGTAAGCTTATGCCGATAAGAAAAAATAATAAATAAAATGGATCGCTCAAAAATCCTGTATCGGATCCAATATATTTTTCGTGAGCCCACAGAGGGAATACGAGCACGCAAAGAGCAGAAACGATAAAAAAATTCGTTGCAGATAAATAGGGAGTGGAAAATTTTTTACGTAGCATAGCCTGCTTAAACGTCTGAATCACTCAGCTTTATTCGGGTATTTTTTATTTGTTCAAGAGCTAATGCTGTGCCGTTTGATGCGAGCAAAAATTTCCTGCCTTCAATTTCCACTAAACTAAGCGCAGTTTTTTGATCAATACGACGATATGAAATTATTTTAATAGAATTAGGAGGGCTTCCATGTGATGATAAAAATCGTCTTTTAATGAGAATGACTATCAAGTAGATGGCAGCCAAAAAGGTACTTATGCCGATCAAAATTTTAATCAATAAAAACGATTCCACAATCACTCACTATCATCATTGAGATCGAGAATCTTAATACCTAATCGGCCGTTGATCTGAATAGGAGTACAATAGCCGATGACTTTGTTTTCTATAACCATTTCTAAAGGGTCACCGATCTTTTGCTGTAGGTCGATAATTTGTCCGGATTGCAGTTGCCCAATTTCTTTGAGTGTCATGGGAAGTCTAGAAACCTCTATACTCATAGCAACGCGCATGTTTTGTACAAGCTCGCTAACATTTTGTTTTTTTTCATGAGCACTTGCTCCAAATGCGTTTTCATTAGAAATTTCGATAGCTTTCACTGGCATTCTTTCTTCTTCCTGTAAGTGATCAAAACGAAAAAAATAACAAGAATCTTTTACAAAGATAAAGCCCTTGAAAAATAGTTGGTCCCATTGGGCGTTGATTGATCCTTGCAGTATTTTTTGAGACCAAGACAATGTTGAATCATTAAAAATTATCATATCGCCACACGACATATTTTTAACTGTATTTAAATCAACTAAAAAACGATGAGCAATAATCGAAAAATTTCGGTTAATATGTCTGCATCTTTCCAGTGCTCGATTAATATTCACATTGTTTTGAGGGACTAAGTTACTCATGGAGAGAGGAATAAATAAATTTAAGATGTATTTGTTTTCCATTGAATTGAGAATAAAATTATGGATCAAAAAGTCGTCATCAAAATTATTTTTAATTTTATCTTCGTTGGTGTGAAATACTCCAAGTATTTTTAAAAGTGGCATTTTATCGCCTAAGGATTTAGAAAGCTCAATGATAAGACGAGCAACAATAAATGAAAATAAACCCTTTTCCGTTGATGAAAATAAAAGACCGGGTTTCTCGTCTATTAATGAAGAAGCCAGCAGTCGAGCTAGAAATGTTCTGCTCAAATTTGAATCGAGTGCTACATAAAATATATGGCCGCTTTTCACATGTAGTAATTTAACAAAAAGATCGTCAAATTGGTTAGTATCTTCGACGCCATTGTGAGGTAGGAAGGTTGTGCTACCAAATTCGATTGTGGTAGGACTTCGGTAAAAGGTCTCTATGCTATGCGCAATGCAATCAATGACAGGAGAAAGAAAGTTCGCTAGAGTTGAATGCTTTAAGCTAAAATTTATTAAGCGAGCCTTACGTTCATCAATCATTTCAGCAACTTGGCCAATTACCTGTGAATTCTCAAAAGCCATTGCTCGCGCAATCTCCGCTGAGGTTGAAAAAAATCCCTCCTACTTAAACACGAGATTTTGCAAATTTATTTCTTTAGCCGCCAATTTTTTGCTCAGATAATTTTGATGTTGTTTGAGAACATCTACAGCCTCTGGGCGAGCATTGAGCAGAACAATATCCAAATCATTTTTATTGCAACAAAGACTGAAATGAGCATTTTTAAATAAACCTTGGGAAACATAAAAACTACTGTTCATTTTATTTTCGTTGAAACTTAGACTTATTTTTTTAATTAAATTGTGCAGTTCGATGAGAGTTAGATTTGGAACAGTAGTTTTTTCAATATGAAAATTTTCCGAATTTTTAATTGAATGGATAGATAGATTTTCACTTTTAATATGATGAAATTCATTGAGTGAAAAATCATTTATTGGACTATTAGATTGATCGATGTTTATTTCATTGTCGAATAGGTTTTTATTTTTATGATGTGAGTGAATTTTTTCTGAAATTTTTTTATTTGATATTTTATGGAGAAGCTGATTACAGAAATTACTTTTCTTGCCATGTGTGATAAAAATTTTTTTCGCTGGAACAGCTTTTTTTGATTTGCATATTTGTTCAGCTCTTAAATTTTTAGACACGTTGGCGCCTCGACCAAAAACGCATTCCGTTTTGATCATCATTTTCATATTCAGCTTTTAAATTTTCGTATTTTTTATGATTAAGTTGCCAAAGGCTGTGATGCTTATTGATAATTTTTAGTTCACGCTGTGCTTCGACCGCATCCGTCATAGCCGAGTTTTTTCGCTCGTATGCTTGTTTAACTGCTTCTTCCTGCTGGTCAAGAGATTTTTTAATGCTTTGCTCAGATGACAAATTTTTCTGTAAAATTGATGCCATAAGCATGGTTTGGCTCTTGTTGATTGGACCATTTTGCGCGCGTACAAAAAAATTCTCTTGTAATGCTGAGCGTCCGTTGATGGTTTGTACGAGATTTCTTTTAATCTGTGTTAGCTTTTTTTGCTCGGATTGAAGTTCAAAATGAGCTTGTGATAGCTTTTTTTCGGCACAATTTTTATTGTGCTCTCTCACTTTAAGGAGCGTAACGAGCGAATACTTCATAGTTTCACACGAGTCTTAGAAGTTCGTTTCTTGTTTGGTGATAGTCAGTGAAATCACTGATTGGCTGTTTTAGGAATGAGTTTATTTGAGGAAGTTTTCTTATCGCCATATCAACCTCCGAATCCGATCCAGATTTATATGCACCCAATAAAATTAAATCTTTATTTTTTTCGTAAACAGATAGCAAAGATCGTAAACGAGATGCAGCATTTTTTTGTCTATCATCGACAATTGAATTCATAACTCGACTCAACGAAGGCAAAACATCAATTGCTGGCCAATGACCTCGTTCGGCTAAAGAGCGATTTAAAATAATATGACCATCGAGTATCCCTCTTACTTCGTCAGCAATGGGTTCATCAAAATCGCTTCCCTGAACCAAAACGGTGTAAAGTGCAGTGATAGATCCAATATGATTGGTGCCCGTTCGTTCCATGAGCTTTGGAATTTCAGCAAATACACTCGGAGGATAACCTTGTCGTGCTGGAGGCTCTCCAAGGGCTAACCCTATTTCCCTTTGTGCTCTGGCAAAACGTGTTGCGCTATCCATAAGAAATAAAACATCTTCACCTTGATCACGAAACCATTCAGCGATGGCAGTTGCGACATAGCAACTAAGGTAGCGAACCAAACTTGGTTGATCTGAAGTTGCAACAATGACGATACATTTATTGAGTGAATCCTTTAATGTATCATTGATAAATTCCATCACTTCTCTTCCACGTTCACCAACTAAACAGACAATCACTATTTTTGCTTCGGTATTCCGAACAATTTGTCCCATGAGTGATGATTTTCCTACTCCTGATCCAGCAAACAAACCTACTCGCTGTCCTTTGCCTATCGTAAGTAAACTATCGATGGCACGAACTCCCAAGGAAAGAGGTTCGCAAATAGGTTTTCTTGTATAGGGATCTGGAGCCTGACGATTGAGAGGCCAATCTTGCAGTAAAGAAATGTCTTGTACATTTCCTTTATTATCGATGGGATTTCCTAAGCCATTGAGTACTCGACCCAAAAGTTGATAACCAACTTTTAGCATGAATGGTTTTGTGCTCGGGATTACTTGTGAGTTAGGACTTAATCCTGTAGTGTCATCCAAAGGCATGAGAAAAACATCATTTTCTCTAAAACCAACCACCTGAGCTGGAAGTAAGCTTTTTGAATTTGAACGAGTGATGTGAACCATTTCACCCACACTTACTAA
Proteins encoded in this region:
- a CDS encoding flagellar biosynthetic protein FliR; this translates as MNVDHFSHFLDDPKLHHYLLIFLLIFTRWLSLSLITPIFGAALLPAIVRIGLAFSMSTLSFLTIYNENLVFEKNIIFISALFIKEGLIGFILGFFISLIFFAYEMAGQFIDNARAASMAKMLVPELRVHSSPMGTMFFQLSLALFVVLGLHRSIILTAYKSFEEFQVTSLNINVSYEYILALSLKLLSSLFVFATKLALPVIIICFLIDCAFGLMNRVAPQINAYFLSLPAKIVSGLIMLFLCLTFLLDDFLQHYQLFKIFSEGLFSFP
- a CDS encoding flagellar biosynthetic protein FliQ produces the protein MEQLIALSKEAIFVIIIASMPAIAASLIVGILVALFSATTQIQEQTLSFAPKMIAVYLALIAFAAPLGKMILEFSRSCFLNFTLLP
- the sctR gene encoding type III secretion system export apparatus subunit SctR; translated protein: MLRKKFSTPYLSATNFFIVSALCVLVFPLWAHEKYIGSDTGFLSDPFYLLFFLIGISLLPFIAIMVTSFAKIIVVLSITRQALGTAQAPPNIVIVSLSMILTIFSMYPVLSSIYQELEAKNFFQKPQKESLELLIETAKEPFRAFMNERTKDKDKELFLSILKKNDVHSEVNESDFIILAPAYLISELSHAFQIGFLVYLPFLVVDMTIANLLMALGMQMLSPTTISLPFKILLFVLVDGWHLLAQGLLKV
- a CDS encoding flagellar biosynthetic protein FliO; translation: MESFLLIKILIGISTFLAAIYLIVILIKRRFLSSHGSPPNSIKIISYRRIDQKTALSLVEIEGRKFLLASNGTALALEQIKNTRIKLSDSDV
- a CDS encoding FliM/FliN family flagellar motor switch protein, with the protein product MAFENSQVIGQVAEMIDERKARLINFSLKHSTLANFLSPVIDCIAHSIETFYRSPTTIEFGSTTFLPHNGVEDTNQFDDLFVKLLHVKSGHIFYVALDSNLSRTFLARLLASSLIDEKPGLLFSSTEKGLFSFIVARLIIELSKSLGDKMPLLKILGVFHTNEDKIKNNFDDDFLIHNFILNSMENKYILNLFIPLSMSNLVPQNNVNINRALERCRHINRNFSIIAHRFLVDLNTVKNMSCGDMIIFNDSTLSWSQKILQGSINAQWDQLFFKGFIFVKDSCYFFRFDHLQEEERMPVKAIEISNENAFGASAHEKKQNVSELVQNMRVAMSIEVSRLPMTLKEIGQLQSGQIIDLQQKIGDPLEMVIENKVIGYCTPIQINGRLGIKILDLNDDSE
- a CDS encoding FliI/YscN family ATPase, with the translated sequence MNCSHEKIKSLAKPFFFQNESLFSQRLNSTPLFCLHGRVLEFTSLVIRASVPLVSVGEMVHITRSNSKSLLPAQVVGFRENDVFLMPLDDTTGLSPNSQVIPSTKPFMLKVGYQLLGRVLNGLGNPIDNKGNVQDISLLQDWPLNRQAPDPYTRKPICEPLSLGVRAIDSLLTIGKGQRVGLFAGSGVGKSSLMGQIVRNTEAKIVIVCLVGERGREVMEFINDTLKDSLNKCIVIVATSDQPSLVRYLSCYVATAIAEWFRDQGEDVLFLMDSATRFARAQREIGLALGEPPARQGYPPSVFAEIPKLMERTGTNHIGSITALYTVLVQGSDFDEPIADEVRGILDGHIILNRSLAERGHWPAIDVLPSLSRVMNSIVDDRQKNAASRLRSLLSVYEKNKDLILLGAYKSGSDSEVDMAIRKLPQINSFLKQPISDFTDYHQTRNELLRLV